The Etheostoma spectabile isolate EspeVRDwgs_2016 chromosome 23, UIUC_Espe_1.0, whole genome shotgun sequence genome includes a window with the following:
- the tmcc3 gene encoding transmembrane and coiled-coil domain protein 3 isoform X2, whose amino-acid sequence MRKNYSTIPLIYLTEAERTCDANLLSIPVPLRRGGSESNLDVVDSVGDDGVGLDFTKGALGIDSLQQKILKVTEQMKVEQTARDQNVAEYLKLVNNADKQQVGRIRQVFEKKNQKSAHTIARLQRKLEQYHRRVKESETNGKHSHKDGNNKESGTHSKEGSLRDVSATGRHPALDKVKTIGPGVSLSPPFFFNKSREFANLIRNKFGSADNIAHLKNHMDSGSGLQVDSASRGLSGSATTVAKATKYQSDDECSTGTSASADSNGNPAGGSGVGSGGPGRSDSNARLGEVLDMVREMREAQALLVDDMETLNTQFKRDYSYFTQMMQEERYRYERLEDQLNDLTELHQHETCNLKQELASIEEKVAYQAYERARDIQEVLESCQTRVSKLELQQQQQQTVQVENTDAKVLLGKCINIMLAIVTVILVCVSTAAKFTAPLLRSRLHLAFTCVALSLLALLWKNWEHLQCALERLLLPH is encoded by the exons gcGGAGCGTACTTGCGATGCAAACCTCCTCAGTATCCCGGTGCCCCTTCGACGCGGCGGCTCAGAGTCCAACCTGGACGTGGTGGACAGTGTTGGGGATGACGGCGTGGGCTTGGATTTCACCAAGGGAGCGCTGGGCATCGACAGCCTGCAGCAGAAGATCCTTAAG GTGACAGAGCAGATGAAGGTGGAGCAGACAGCTCGGGACCAGAACGTTGCTGAGTACCTGAAGCTGGTGAACAATGCCGACAAGCAGCAGGTGGGACGAATACGCCAGGTCTTTGAGAAGAAGAACCAGAAGTCGGCGCACACCATCGCCCGGCTGCAGAGGAAGCTGGAGCAGTACCACCGCCGTGTGAAGGAAAGCGAGACCAACGGGAAGCACAGCCACAAGGATGGCAACAACAAGGAGTCCGGGACTCACAGTAAAGAGGGCAGCCTGCGGGACGTCAGTGCCACCGGACGGCACCCGGCTCTGGATAAGGTGAAGACAATCGGGCCCGGGGTGTCGCTCTCGCCGCCATTCTTCTTCAACAAGTCACGGGAGTTCGCCAACCTCATCAGGAACAAGTTTGGCAGCGCCGACAACATCGCCCACCTCAAGAACCACATGGACTCGGGGTCGGGGCTGCAGGTGGACAGCGCGTCGAGGGGTCTGAGCGGGAGTGCCACCACAGTAGCCAAAGCGACCAAGTACCAGAGCGACGACGAGTGCTCCACGGGGACGTCTGCATCCGCTGACTCAAACGGGAACCCGGCCGGGGGCTCCGGGGTGGGATCTGGAGGTCCGGGGAGGTCGGACTCCAACGCGCGGCTGGGGGAGGTGCTGGACATGGTGCGGGAGATGAGGGAGGCTCAGGCCCTGCTTGTAGACGACATGGAGACTCTGAATACACAGTTCAAACGGGATTACAGCTACTTCACTCAGATGATGCAGGAGGAGAGATACAG ATATGAGCGGTTGGAGGACCAGTTAAATGACCTGACGGAGCTCCACCAACATGAGACCTGTAATCTGAAGCAGGAACTGGCCAGTATAGAGGAGAAGGTGGCCTACCAGGCCTACGAGAGGGCCCGGGACATACAg gaggtCCTGGAGTCGTGCCAGACTCGTGTGTCGAAGCTGGAGctccagcaacagcagcagcagacggTTCAGGTGGAAAACACTGACgccaaggtgctgctgggaaaATGCATCAACATCATGCTGGCTATCGTCACCGTGATCTTGGTGTGCGTTTCCACGGCGGCCAAGTTCACGGCCCCGCTGCTGCGAAGCCGCCTCCACCTGGCGTTCACCTGCGTGGCCCTGTCCCTGTTAGCGCTGCTGTGGAAGAACTGGGAACATTTACAGTGTGCTTTGGAACGATTGCTCCTCCCACACTGA
- the eri1 gene encoding 3'-5' exoribonuclease 1 isoform X2, which yields MDEHKENIHAKDVNVKMSNTREKTEKAKPCSRICPDEESAPQGSPSQSNSDFSHPVYKEIALANGHINRMSKEELRIKLAELQLDTRGVKDVMKKRLKSHYKKQKLLQSASEGGPTDTYYDYICVVDFEATCEEDNPSDFHHEIIEFPMVLINTHTLQIVDSFQAYVKPELNPQLSDFCVKLTGITQKMVDEAELFPAVLQQVVTWLQERELGTTYKYAILTDGAWDMSKFLNIQCRLSHIRYPQFAKKWINIRKSYGNFYKVPRTQTKLSTMLEKLGLKYEGRPHSGLDDSRNIARIALRMLQDGCQLRVNERIHAGQLLSVPSSAPVEGAPAPHSPRSRD from the exons ATGGATGAGCACAAGGAGAACATACACGCCAAGGACGTCAATGTGAAGATGTCGAACACGAGAGAAAAGACTGAAAAG GCAAAGCCTTGCAGCAGGATATGTCCTGATGAAGAATCTGCTCCTCAGGGGTCCCCGTCTCAGTCCAACAGCGACTTCAGTCATCCGGTGTACAAAGAGATCGCTCTGGCCAATGGACACATCAACCGCATGTCCAAGGAGGAGCTTCGGATCAAGTTAGCAGAGCTGCAGCTTGACACAAG AGGTGTAAAGGATGTGATGAAGAAGAGGTTGAAGAGCCACTATAAGAAGCAGAAGCTTCTGCAGTCGGCATCTGAGGGGGGACCCACTGACACCTACTACGACTACATCTGCGTGGTGGACTTTGAAGCAACGTGTGAAGAGGATAATCCCTCAGACTTCCATCATGAAATCATTGAGTTCCCCATGGTTCTTATCAACACGCACACCTTACAAATT GTGGACTCCTTTCAGGCATATGTGAAACCCGAGTTGAACCCACAGCTTTCAGACTTCTGTGTGAAGTTAACAGGAATAACGCAG AAGATGGTGGATGAAGCAGAGCTGTTTCCAGCGGTACTTCAGCAGGTCGTCACCTGGCTTCAGGAGAGGGAGCTCGGGACAACGTACAAATACGCCATCCTGACTGACGG GGCCTGGGACATGAGCAAGTTCCTCAACATCCAGTGTCGGCTCAGCCACATCAGATATCCTCAGTTTGCAAAGAAGTGGATCAACATCAGGAAATCATACGGGAACTTCTACaag GTCCCCCGCACACAGACGAAGCTGAGCACCATGTTGGAGAAGTTGGGCCTGAAGTACGAAGGCCGTCCTCACTCCGGGCTGGACGATTCACGCAACATCGCCAGGATAGCTCTGCGCATGCTGCAGGACGGCTGTCAGCTGCGCGTCAACGAGCGCATCCACGCCGGCCAGCTGCTCTCCGTCCCCAGCTCAGCGCCTGTGGAGGGAGCTCCTGCCCCACACAGCCCCCGCAGCAGGGACTAG
- the tmcc3 gene encoding transmembrane and coiled-coil domain protein 3 isoform X1: MRRFTVTSLLPRGDCWEEEEEEKEESHLNAERTCDANLLSIPVPLRRGGSESNLDVVDSVGDDGVGLDFTKGALGIDSLQQKILKVTEQMKVEQTARDQNVAEYLKLVNNADKQQVGRIRQVFEKKNQKSAHTIARLQRKLEQYHRRVKESETNGKHSHKDGNNKESGTHSKEGSLRDVSATGRHPALDKVKTIGPGVSLSPPFFFNKSREFANLIRNKFGSADNIAHLKNHMDSGSGLQVDSASRGLSGSATTVAKATKYQSDDECSTGTSASADSNGNPAGGSGVGSGGPGRSDSNARLGEVLDMVREMREAQALLVDDMETLNTQFKRDYSYFTQMMQEERYRYERLEDQLNDLTELHQHETCNLKQELASIEEKVAYQAYERARDIQEVLESCQTRVSKLELQQQQQQTVQVENTDAKVLLGKCINIMLAIVTVILVCVSTAAKFTAPLLRSRLHLAFTCVALSLLALLWKNWEHLQCALERLLLPH, encoded by the exons gcGGAGCGTACTTGCGATGCAAACCTCCTCAGTATCCCGGTGCCCCTTCGACGCGGCGGCTCAGAGTCCAACCTGGACGTGGTGGACAGTGTTGGGGATGACGGCGTGGGCTTGGATTTCACCAAGGGAGCGCTGGGCATCGACAGCCTGCAGCAGAAGATCCTTAAG GTGACAGAGCAGATGAAGGTGGAGCAGACAGCTCGGGACCAGAACGTTGCTGAGTACCTGAAGCTGGTGAACAATGCCGACAAGCAGCAGGTGGGACGAATACGCCAGGTCTTTGAGAAGAAGAACCAGAAGTCGGCGCACACCATCGCCCGGCTGCAGAGGAAGCTGGAGCAGTACCACCGCCGTGTGAAGGAAAGCGAGACCAACGGGAAGCACAGCCACAAGGATGGCAACAACAAGGAGTCCGGGACTCACAGTAAAGAGGGCAGCCTGCGGGACGTCAGTGCCACCGGACGGCACCCGGCTCTGGATAAGGTGAAGACAATCGGGCCCGGGGTGTCGCTCTCGCCGCCATTCTTCTTCAACAAGTCACGGGAGTTCGCCAACCTCATCAGGAACAAGTTTGGCAGCGCCGACAACATCGCCCACCTCAAGAACCACATGGACTCGGGGTCGGGGCTGCAGGTGGACAGCGCGTCGAGGGGTCTGAGCGGGAGTGCCACCACAGTAGCCAAAGCGACCAAGTACCAGAGCGACGACGAGTGCTCCACGGGGACGTCTGCATCCGCTGACTCAAACGGGAACCCGGCCGGGGGCTCCGGGGTGGGATCTGGAGGTCCGGGGAGGTCGGACTCCAACGCGCGGCTGGGGGAGGTGCTGGACATGGTGCGGGAGATGAGGGAGGCTCAGGCCCTGCTTGTAGACGACATGGAGACTCTGAATACACAGTTCAAACGGGATTACAGCTACTTCACTCAGATGATGCAGGAGGAGAGATACAG ATATGAGCGGTTGGAGGACCAGTTAAATGACCTGACGGAGCTCCACCAACATGAGACCTGTAATCTGAAGCAGGAACTGGCCAGTATAGAGGAGAAGGTGGCCTACCAGGCCTACGAGAGGGCCCGGGACATACAg gaggtCCTGGAGTCGTGCCAGACTCGTGTGTCGAAGCTGGAGctccagcaacagcagcagcagacggTTCAGGTGGAAAACACTGACgccaaggtgctgctgggaaaATGCATCAACATCATGCTGGCTATCGTCACCGTGATCTTGGTGTGCGTTTCCACGGCGGCCAAGTTCACGGCCCCGCTGCTGCGAAGCCGCCTCCACCTGGCGTTCACCTGCGTGGCCCTGTCCCTGTTAGCGCTGCTGTGGAAGAACTGGGAACATTTACAGTGTGCTTTGGAACGATTGCTCCTCCCACACTGA
- the eri1 gene encoding 3'-5' exoribonuclease 1 isoform X1 — MDEHKENIHAKDVNVKMSNTREKTEKAKPCSRICPDEESAPQGSPSQSNSDFSHPVYKEIALANGHINRMSKEELRIKLAELQLDTRGVKDVMKKRLKSHYKKQKLLQSASEGGPTDTYYDYICVVDFEATCEEDNPSDFHHEIIEFPMVLINTHTLQIQVDSFQAYVKPELNPQLSDFCVKLTGITQKMVDEAELFPAVLQQVVTWLQERELGTTYKYAILTDGAWDMSKFLNIQCRLSHIRYPQFAKKWINIRKSYGNFYKVPRTQTKLSTMLEKLGLKYEGRPHSGLDDSRNIARIALRMLQDGCQLRVNERIHAGQLLSVPSSAPVEGAPAPHSPRSRD, encoded by the exons ATGGATGAGCACAAGGAGAACATACACGCCAAGGACGTCAATGTGAAGATGTCGAACACGAGAGAAAAGACTGAAAAG GCAAAGCCTTGCAGCAGGATATGTCCTGATGAAGAATCTGCTCCTCAGGGGTCCCCGTCTCAGTCCAACAGCGACTTCAGTCATCCGGTGTACAAAGAGATCGCTCTGGCCAATGGACACATCAACCGCATGTCCAAGGAGGAGCTTCGGATCAAGTTAGCAGAGCTGCAGCTTGACACAAG AGGTGTAAAGGATGTGATGAAGAAGAGGTTGAAGAGCCACTATAAGAAGCAGAAGCTTCTGCAGTCGGCATCTGAGGGGGGACCCACTGACACCTACTACGACTACATCTGCGTGGTGGACTTTGAAGCAACGTGTGAAGAGGATAATCCCTCAGACTTCCATCATGAAATCATTGAGTTCCCCATGGTTCTTATCAACACGCACACCTTACAAATT CAGGTGGACTCCTTTCAGGCATATGTGAAACCCGAGTTGAACCCACAGCTTTCAGACTTCTGTGTGAAGTTAACAGGAATAACGCAG AAGATGGTGGATGAAGCAGAGCTGTTTCCAGCGGTACTTCAGCAGGTCGTCACCTGGCTTCAGGAGAGGGAGCTCGGGACAACGTACAAATACGCCATCCTGACTGACGG GGCCTGGGACATGAGCAAGTTCCTCAACATCCAGTGTCGGCTCAGCCACATCAGATATCCTCAGTTTGCAAAGAAGTGGATCAACATCAGGAAATCATACGGGAACTTCTACaag GTCCCCCGCACACAGACGAAGCTGAGCACCATGTTGGAGAAGTTGGGCCTGAAGTACGAAGGCCGTCCTCACTCCGGGCTGGACGATTCACGCAACATCGCCAGGATAGCTCTGCGCATGCTGCAGGACGGCTGTCAGCTGCGCGTCAACGAGCGCATCCACGCCGGCCAGCTGCTCTCCGTCCCCAGCTCAGCGCCTGTGGAGGGAGCTCCTGCCCCACACAGCCCCCGCAGCAGGGACTAG
- the tmcc3 gene encoding transmembrane and coiled-coil domain protein 3 isoform X3: MAERTCDANLLSIPVPLRRGGSESNLDVVDSVGDDGVGLDFTKGALGIDSLQQKILKVTEQMKVEQTARDQNVAEYLKLVNNADKQQVGRIRQVFEKKNQKSAHTIARLQRKLEQYHRRVKESETNGKHSHKDGNNKESGTHSKEGSLRDVSATGRHPALDKVKTIGPGVSLSPPFFFNKSREFANLIRNKFGSADNIAHLKNHMDSGSGLQVDSASRGLSGSATTVAKATKYQSDDECSTGTSASADSNGNPAGGSGVGSGGPGRSDSNARLGEVLDMVREMREAQALLVDDMETLNTQFKRDYSYFTQMMQEERYRYERLEDQLNDLTELHQHETCNLKQELASIEEKVAYQAYERARDIQEVLESCQTRVSKLELQQQQQQTVQVENTDAKVLLGKCINIMLAIVTVILVCVSTAAKFTAPLLRSRLHLAFTCVALSLLALLWKNWEHLQCALERLLLPH; the protein is encoded by the exons ATG gcGGAGCGTACTTGCGATGCAAACCTCCTCAGTATCCCGGTGCCCCTTCGACGCGGCGGCTCAGAGTCCAACCTGGACGTGGTGGACAGTGTTGGGGATGACGGCGTGGGCTTGGATTTCACCAAGGGAGCGCTGGGCATCGACAGCCTGCAGCAGAAGATCCTTAAG GTGACAGAGCAGATGAAGGTGGAGCAGACAGCTCGGGACCAGAACGTTGCTGAGTACCTGAAGCTGGTGAACAATGCCGACAAGCAGCAGGTGGGACGAATACGCCAGGTCTTTGAGAAGAAGAACCAGAAGTCGGCGCACACCATCGCCCGGCTGCAGAGGAAGCTGGAGCAGTACCACCGCCGTGTGAAGGAAAGCGAGACCAACGGGAAGCACAGCCACAAGGATGGCAACAACAAGGAGTCCGGGACTCACAGTAAAGAGGGCAGCCTGCGGGACGTCAGTGCCACCGGACGGCACCCGGCTCTGGATAAGGTGAAGACAATCGGGCCCGGGGTGTCGCTCTCGCCGCCATTCTTCTTCAACAAGTCACGGGAGTTCGCCAACCTCATCAGGAACAAGTTTGGCAGCGCCGACAACATCGCCCACCTCAAGAACCACATGGACTCGGGGTCGGGGCTGCAGGTGGACAGCGCGTCGAGGGGTCTGAGCGGGAGTGCCACCACAGTAGCCAAAGCGACCAAGTACCAGAGCGACGACGAGTGCTCCACGGGGACGTCTGCATCCGCTGACTCAAACGGGAACCCGGCCGGGGGCTCCGGGGTGGGATCTGGAGGTCCGGGGAGGTCGGACTCCAACGCGCGGCTGGGGGAGGTGCTGGACATGGTGCGGGAGATGAGGGAGGCTCAGGCCCTGCTTGTAGACGACATGGAGACTCTGAATACACAGTTCAAACGGGATTACAGCTACTTCACTCAGATGATGCAGGAGGAGAGATACAG ATATGAGCGGTTGGAGGACCAGTTAAATGACCTGACGGAGCTCCACCAACATGAGACCTGTAATCTGAAGCAGGAACTGGCCAGTATAGAGGAGAAGGTGGCCTACCAGGCCTACGAGAGGGCCCGGGACATACAg gaggtCCTGGAGTCGTGCCAGACTCGTGTGTCGAAGCTGGAGctccagcaacagcagcagcagacggTTCAGGTGGAAAACACTGACgccaaggtgctgctgggaaaATGCATCAACATCATGCTGGCTATCGTCACCGTGATCTTGGTGTGCGTTTCCACGGCGGCCAAGTTCACGGCCCCGCTGCTGCGAAGCCGCCTCCACCTGGCGTTCACCTGCGTGGCCCTGTCCCTGTTAGCGCTGCTGTGGAAGAACTGGGAACATTTACAGTGTGCTTTGGAACGATTGCTCCTCCCACACTGA